A window of Mercenaria mercenaria strain notata chromosome 16, MADL_Memer_1, whole genome shotgun sequence contains these coding sequences:
- the LOC123541247 gene encoding neo-calmodulin-like isoform X2 → MADNLTEDQIFEFKEAFGLFDKDGDGTITTKELGTVMRSLGQNPTEAELEDMINEVDADGNGTIDFPEFLTMMAKKMKTDDDGEEEIREAFRVFDRDGNGLISAAELRHVMTNLGEKLTDEEVDEMIKEADVDGDGQVNYEEFVRMMAGAGAGKLGK, encoded by the exons atg gCGGATAATCTGACAGAAGACCAAATATTTG AATTTAAGGAGGCTTTTGGATTGTTTGACAAAGATGGCGATGGGACGATCACAACAAAGGAGCTTGGCACGGTCATGAGGTCACTGGGCCAGAATCCCACCGAGGCCGAACTCGAGGACATGATTAACGAAGTGGATGCAGACG GAAACGGAACTATCGATTTCCCAGAATTCCTCACAATGATGGCGAAAAAGATGAAAACTGATGATGACGGAGAGGAAGAAATTAGAG AGGCGTTTCGTGTGTTTGATAGAGATGGTAACGGGCTTATTAGCGCGGCTGAACTTCGCCATGTAATGACAAATTTGG GAGAGAAGTTGACAGATGAAGAAGTTGACGAAATGATCAAGGAAGCTGACGTTGATGGAGACGGGCAAGTCAATTACGAGG AATTTGTCCGCATGATGGCAGGGGCAGGGGCAGGAAAATTAGGAAAATAA
- the LOC123541247 gene encoding neo-calmodulin-like isoform X1, which translates to MKKCPLYTPIQVVEKYIHPKSFRYLKADNLTEDQIFEFKEAFGLFDKDGDGTITTKELGTVMRSLGQNPTEAELEDMINEVDADGNGTIDFPEFLTMMAKKMKTDDDGEEEIREAFRVFDRDGNGLISAAELRHVMTNLGEKLTDEEVDEMIKEADVDGDGQVNYEEFVRMMAGAGAGKLGK; encoded by the exons ATGAAGAAGTGTCCTCTATACACACCCATTCAAGTGGTGGAGAAGTATATACACCCTAAGTCATTTAGATACTTAAAG gCGGATAATCTGACAGAAGACCAAATATTTG AATTTAAGGAGGCTTTTGGATTGTTTGACAAAGATGGCGATGGGACGATCACAACAAAGGAGCTTGGCACGGTCATGAGGTCACTGGGCCAGAATCCCACCGAGGCCGAACTCGAGGACATGATTAACGAAGTGGATGCAGACG GAAACGGAACTATCGATTTCCCAGAATTCCTCACAATGATGGCGAAAAAGATGAAAACTGATGATGACGGAGAGGAAGAAATTAGAG AGGCGTTTCGTGTGTTTGATAGAGATGGTAACGGGCTTATTAGCGCGGCTGAACTTCGCCATGTAATGACAAATTTGG GAGAGAAGTTGACAGATGAAGAAGTTGACGAAATGATCAAGGAAGCTGACGTTGATGGAGACGGGCAAGTCAATTACGAGG AATTTGTCCGCATGATGGCAGGGGCAGGGGCAGGAAAATTAGGAAAATAA